A stretch of DNA from Triticum dicoccoides isolate Atlit2015 ecotype Zavitan chromosome 2A, WEW_v2.0, whole genome shotgun sequence:
gtgatcgcagtcggcacgctacctctacatctaccttcgggattaatattagacctaagtaattgttatttggtgccagcgttgagcatgaacattatatctggatcttgtttaatgcgagacagttattcatttaaatcagagaataatggttgttctatttatatgagtaatatcttttatggtcatgcacccttgaagagtggtctattcttattgaatctcgatagtagtaatacacatattcataatgttgaagccaaaagatgcagagttgataatgaaagtgcaacttatttgtggcactgtcgtttaggtcatatcggtataaagcgcatgaagaaactccatgctgatggacttttggaaccacttgattatgaatcacttggtacttgcgaaccgtgcctcatgggcaagatgactaaaacaccgttctccggtactatggagagagcaacagatttgttggaaatcatacataccgatgtatgtggtccaatgaatattgaggctcgaggcggatatcgttattttctcaccttcacacatgatttgagcagatatggatatatctacttaatgaagcataagtctgaaacatttgaaaagttcaaagaatttcagagtgaagttgaaaatcatcgtaacaagaaaataaagtttctacgatctgatcgtggaggagaatatttgagttacgagtttggtgtacatttgaaaaaatgtggaatagtttcacaactcacgccacccggaacaccacagcgcaatggtgtgtccgaacgtcgtaatcgtactttactagatatggtgcgatctatgatatctcttacagatttaccgctatcattttggggttgtgctttagagacggccgcattcacgttaaatagggcaccatcaaaatccgttgagacgacgccttatgaactgtggtttggcaagaaaccaaagttgtcgtttcttaaagtttggggctgcgatgcttatgtgaaaaaacttcaacctgataagctcgaacccaaatcggagaaatgtgtcttcataggatacccaaaggaaactgttgggtacaccttctatcacagatccgaaggcaagacattcgttgctaagaatggatcatttctagagaaggagtttctctcgaaagaagtgagtgggaggaaagtagaacttgacgaggtaactgtacctgctcccttactggaaagtagttcatcacagaaaactgtttcagtgacacctacaccagttagtgaggaagccaatgataatgatcatgaaacttcagatcaagatactactgaacctcgtagatcaactagagtaagatccgcgccagagtggtacggtaatcctgttctggaagtcatgctactagatcatgatgaacctacgaactatgaagaagcgatggtgagcccagattccgcaaagtggcttgaagccatgaaatctgagatgggatccatgtatgagaacaaagtatggactttggttgacttgcccgatgatcggcaagcaattgagaataaatggatctttaagaagaagactgacgctgatggtaatgttactgtctacaaagctcgacttgtcgcaaaaggttttcggcaagttcaagggattgactacgatgagaccttctcacccgtagcgatgcttaagtccgtccgaatcatgttagcgattgccgcattttatgattatgaaatttggcagatggatgtcaaaactacattcctgaatggatttctggaagaagagttgtatatgatgcaaccggaaggttttgtcgatccaaagggagctaacaaagtgtgcaagctccagcgatccatttatggactggtgcaagcctctcggagttggaataaacgttttgatagtgtgatcaatgtatttggttttatacagactttcggagaagcctgtatttacaagaaagtgagtgggagctctgtagcatttctgatattatatgtggatgacatattactgattggaaatgatatagaatttctggatagcataaagggatacttgaataaaagtttttcaatgaaagacctcggtgaagctgcttacatattaggcattaagatctatagagatagatcaaaacgcttaattggacattcacaaagcacataccttgacaaaattttgaagaagttcaaaatggatcaagcaaagaaagggttcttgcctgtgttacaaggtgtgaaattgagtaagactcaatgcccgaccactgcagaagatagagagaatatgaaagatgttccctatgcatcagccataggatctatcatgtatgcaatgctgtgtaccagacctgatgtatgccttgctataagtttagcagggaggtaccaaagtaatccaggagtggatcactggacagcggtcaagaacatcctgaaatacctgaaaagaactaaggatatgtttctcgtatatggaggtgacaaagagctcatcgtaaaaggttacgttgatgcaagctttgacactgatccggacgattctaaatcgcaaaccggatacgtgtttacattaaacggtggagctgtcagttggtgcagttctaaacaaagcgtcgtagcgggatctacatgtgaagcggaatacatagctgcttcggaagcagcaaatgaaggagtctggatgaaggagttcatatccgatctaggtgtcatacctagtgtatcgggtccaatgaaaatcttttgtgataatactggtgcaattgccttggcaaaggaatccagatttcacaaaagaaccaaacacatcaagagacgcttcaactccatccgggatctagtctaggtgggagacatagagatttgcaagatacatacggatctgaatgttgcagacccgttgactaagcctcttccacgagcaaaacatgatcagcaccaaggctccatgggtgttagaatcattacagtgtaatctagattattgactctagtgcaagtgggagactgaaggaaatatgccctagaggcaataataaagttattatttatttccttataatcatgataaatgtttattattcatgctagaattgtatttaccggaaacataatacatgtgtgaatacatagacaaacaaagtgtcactagtatgcctctacttgactagctcgttaatcaaagatggttatgtttcctaaccatgaacaatgagttgttattttattaacgaggtcacatcattagtagaatgatctgattgacatgacccattccattagcttagcacccgatcgtttagtatgttgctattgctttcttcatgacttatacatgttcctatgactatgagattatgcaactcccgtttaccggaggaacactttgggtactaccaaacgtcacaacgtaactgggtgattataaaggagtactacaggtgtctccaatggtcgatgttgggttggcgtatttcgagattaggatttgtcactccgattgtcggagaggtatctctgggccctctcggtaatacacatcacataagccttgcaagcattacaactaatatgttagttgtgagatgatgtattacggaacgagttaagagacttgccggtaacgagattgaactaggtattggataccgacgatcgaatctcgggcaagtaacataccgatgacaaagggaacaacgtatgttgttatgcggtctgaccgataaagatcttcgtagaatatgtaggagccaatatgggcatccaggtcccgctattggttattgaccagagacgtgtctcggtcatgtctacattgttctcgaacccgtagggtccgcacgcttaaggttacgatgacagttatattatgagtttatgcattttgatgtaccgaaggttgttcggagtcccggatgtgatcacggacatgacgaggagtctcgaaatggtcgagacgtaaagattgatatattggaagcctatatttggatatcggaagtgttccgggtgaaatcgggattttaccggaataccgggagggttaccggaaccccccgggagctatttgggccatagtgggccttagtggaaaagagaaggggctgccctagatgggctgcgcgcccccccttcccctagtcctattaggactaggagaggtggccggtgaaggaaatatgccctagagacaataataaagttattatttatttccttatttcatgataaatgtttattattcatgctagaattgtattaaccggaaacataatacatgtgtgaatacatagacaaacaaagtgtcactagtatgcctctacttgactagctcgttaatcaaagatggttatgtttcctaaccatgaacaatgagttgttatttgattaacgaggtcacatcattagtagaatgatctgattgacatgacccattccattagcttagcacccgatcgtttagtatgttgctattgctttcttcatgacttatacatgttcctatgactatgagattatgcaactcccgtttaccggaggaacactttgggtactaccaaacgtcacaacgtaactgggtgattataaaggagtactacaggtgtctccaatggtcgatgttgggttggcgtatttcgagattaggatttgtcactccgattgtcggagaggtatctctgggccctctcggtaatacacatcacataagccttgcaagcattacaactaatatgttagttataagatgatgtattacggaacgagtaaagagacttgccggtaacgagattgaactaggtattggataccgacgatcgaatctcgggcaagtaacataccgatgacaaagggaacaacgtatgttgttatgcggtctgaccgataaagatcttcgtagaatatgtaggagccaatatgggcatccaggtcccgctattggttattgaccggagacgtgtctcggtcatgtctacattgttctcgaacccgtagggtccgcacgcttaaggttacgatgacagttatattatgagtttatgcattttgatgtaccgaaggttgttcggagtcccggatgtgatcacggacatgacgaggagtctcgaaatggtcgagacgtaaagattgatatattggaagcctatatttagatatcggaagtgttccgggtgaaatcgggattttaccggaataccgggagggttaccggaaccccccgggagctatttgggccatagtgggccttagtggaaaagagaaggggctgccctagatgggctgcgcgcccccccttcccctagtcctattaggactaggagaggtggccggccccctcctcctcttttcccctccgaggaatcctagttggactaggattggagggggaatcctactcccagagggagtaggactctcctgcgcctccccccctttggccggccagcctcccctcctctcctcctttatatacggaggcaggggcacctctaaacacacaagttgacacaagttgatccacgtgatctattccttagccgtgtgcggtgccccctgccaccatattcctcgatcatactgtagcggagtttaggcgaagccctgctactgtagttcatcaagatcgccaccacgccgtcgtgctgacgaaactcttccccgacactttgctggatcggagtccggggatcgtcatcgagctgaacgtgtgctcgaactcggaggtgccgtagtttcggtgcttgatcggttggatcgagaagacgtacgactacttcctctacgtcgtgtcatcgcttccgcagtcggtctgcgttgggtacgtagacaatactctcccctcgttgctatgcatcacatgatcttgcgtgtgcgtaggaaaatttttgaaattactacgaaacccaacaataactattgtatatatgtagccggtagtgtcggatagatatacgagaacttgttgttcgagcaatctctcggagaaggagaggtggtcgatatcacttctctctgtatgaatatatgttcatgacgatcttctgtttccttcgtttgcttactagctagctagcgtgtctagtcctctctatacgtatgtatagtacgtagcgtcgaccaagcacggacataagagaggacacttctctctattaattatagctagttaacacaatatatgaaacacctaaattaNNNNNNNNNNNNNNNNNNNNNNNNNNNNNNNNNNNNNNNNNNNNNNNNNNNNNNNNNNNNNNNNNNNNNNNNNNNNNNNNNNNNNNNNNNNNNNNNNNNNNNNNNaaaaccccagccacagaaatgctgacgcgtggatgcctattggtcccagttggtgccaccaaccgggaccaaagggtctcctgcctgggctccgcgcacaggccacgtggaggcccatctgtcccggttctggattgaaccgggactaaagggacagggcattagtaccgaccctttagtcccggttcccgaaccgggacaaaaggcccttacgaaccgggacgacaggccctttttctaccagtgctccTGGATCTTCAAATCCTTCAAGAACTCCGTGAACGCCATCCTTGACAGCCCGCCGTCCGCCAGCGCCTCCGCCGCCTTCTCCTTCACTGATGCCAGCCTTGCCCTCAGCTTTTCTCCTTCATCCGACTCCATCACCAGCCTCACCTTCTTTCTCCACCTCCTCGGCCTTGACAAGCTCCTCGTCACACCCTTCTACCACCACTCCGAGCTTCATCTCGTCCACCAAGAACACCTTGTTCGCTTTCAGCTCGGCGTACTGCGGCCAGCACAACATCGGCACCCCGGTTGATGCCGCCTCCAGGACGGAGTTCCACCCGCAGTGCGTCACGAATGCGCTGGTCGTGGTGTGCCGCAGCACCTCCACCGGCAACAATGCTACATTCACGGACTAATACGGGGTTTTTACAGAGTGCTTGTGACTTGTCAGGTGTTGATTGGATTAAGGGAGAGGAAGGGGCCCACCCACCTGGaaatttgggggggggggagttgaAGATAATTAGAAGGAAGGGCCTGTAATCCCCCTGTAATGAGTCTGTGTGTTTAGCATTTTTGCTCCACCTGAGGCGCCCACATCTTCACAACCACCCCCCTTGTTTGCGTCCTCTTCAAGAACCCctcggggaagagtgtgtccagatCCGGCTTCGGAAGGTGCATGAAGTATTTGGTCGGGTCCTCGGGCGGACTCCGCACGACCCACAGGAAGCGGTGGCCGGAGTTCTCGAGCCCACGTGCTATCTCCTTGAGCCGCGCCGCCGAAAGTTTGCCACAACTacaattgtctgtgtcatcatgtgCTTTCTCTTGTCAAGTGTGATAATACGTTGTCTTGATTGATCCAGTTATGGCTAATTATAAGACTGAAAGAGTTGCTCTTTCGTATTCAATCAGTTTTTTCTCAAACCATGTTTAAATTGTGTACTGCTATTTGGTGTGTGTCTAACTATAAGAGTGAAAGAGTGGTGCTTTGTGTTCATACAATTTTTTGCAAACCTTTTTTGAACTGTGTACtgctatttgtgtgtgtgtgtgtgtgtgcgagagagagagagagagcatgtttTGAACCTATTTCACCTGTGTAAATGACTGGGTTTGATATTTGTAGTTAGTGCTCAAATGTTTTTTTTCACTGTGGTTGTTGCATATCTGTTTTATTGCCAGTCTTGCTCTGTTCTATTTTAAATCTCTTATTTTTGACATATGTGAACATTGTTTTTCTTTCTTGGATTGTGTTCCATGTTTTCTCGTGCAATACATTGATGCAATAATGATATACACTTATGGATGATCATGACAATGTTTTAGAAGTCTACAAATGCCCTTAGTTTTTTTTAATTGTCGAACGCGGAGGAGGCAATCAATGTGCTCATGTAACAAGCAGTTTTCCAGGTTCGACGAGCTGAAGTAACCATGTGTGACAAAAATATGTTCTAGATGATGGGGAGAGTTGCAATTGAGATTGAACCAAGATACATTGCAAGCTTCAACCTCCAGTAGAAAAGGCTTCAGTATGTAACTGCGTCGCAGTAGGGGCATGGCCAATGTATAGCTCCAGGGTGACGTctcgcatgccatgtaggatcggatgaCAGAAAAAGTAGGTTCGAATGGGGAAATGGAATTCTGGATGAGGTGGATGTGCTTGGAGAGAAAAATTATGGTCAGGTGTAAAAAGCTAAAAATATATGAAGTGAAGAttagagatgcatgtgtactagTGTCTTATTTTTTTATTCCTTGATGAGGTCCACTAGTGATAGCTTGCATTGGAAAGAAATTTTTTTAATATAGGTGCATCAAACTACCTTTTCTTATGTTCGGTACTGCTTATACACTTCCCTTGAAAATTTTGCATCTTGAAAAAAACTCTAGTACCCCAAAAGGAAATTCTAGTCTATAGCACTTAACTTATTTCTTTAGGCTAAACGATCATCTGTCAGAAAAGAATTCCAAGACAAACTTATTTCTTTTTACACAGGTTACTAAAATAACCATTTCTCATAAACACACTAGGCCCAATCGTGTGGCAAAATAATAATCAAAGCAAACATCCAGTTCTCCTGCTCTATTGTTTCATGTATTTTAAGCGGTAAATTTCTAAATGAAACTACTTCACACACAATATCTGATTTTTGTAGAATGATTAGATGTGGTTGTGTACCCGATAGATGATTATGTGAATGGGTATGATTCTTTGTCGTACCAAAAATCGTATTGGGTAGCTTGGTTACTTTACTTCGTACTAGTGATCCATACTACATACCGTACTCCTATAATGGAAGATGTACAGAACATTGCCACCCATATATACTCTACTTCTTCCTTCTACTAGTGATCCATCGGCAAGCGACTCTACTTCTCACTTGAACACAATGCTCACATACATGTTTGGGTTCTAATTACACGTAGGAATGGGAGGTGTCGGGATTTTCTAGACAACGCACAGCGATGATCATACAACCAGATCATGGGCTTCTGGGTTGAAGAAGAGTTGTGATTCCATAAAAAACATCTGCTTGGTCTCTAACTTGACAGAAGCAGCTACACGAACGCCATTCTTGTCTGCAGCAATTTCAAGAGTTCTCTTTTATCCGTGGTTAGCGGATCACGGGATCAGTAGCAACCTACTGTATTGCCTCATTTCTGTAACGAACTGTTGTGCTTCTTGATCTAGTAGGCTTCCGTGAGAACAAACTATATGTTTCATTTGGACTACGGATCAGGTACTGACACGGAACCTTAAAAAAATCGTTTCCAGTTTTTATAAGAATCCTAAATTTCTACTCGATAAGAAAAATCTCAGAATATGAACCCAAGTTTGCACTACTCTGCAGTATGCATTAGAAGAGAACATCCAAATgacactaagagcatctccaatagcttgtctatatggatgCCTATACTCGTTTTCCACGACGTGAGCCCAAAACAGACGTCCAACAGCTTGCCTAAATGGTCGTCCAAATATATACATCCTCTAAATCGACCTCGATAATGTCCACGTCTGGACAATGTGAAGGCGTCGTCCAAACTCAGCTGCAGACACGATTTTTTGCTCTCCCAGCgacggcccacctgtcatggtcccTGTATATATACGTTCTGATGCAAAACTGGACGTGTATATTAGGGAATCTTTTTAGACCATTGCCTATACGAatatatagacatccaaatatacacatgctattggagatgctctaaacttATAGCCAACAAACAATAACAGAAAAGAACACCAAaatctaaaaaacaaagagtgaGAAGTAAAACGAATTGTATAGTGAGCAACCAAATTTAGTGACTGTCAGTTCTGAATGAAAGCAACGTACTATTTCCCTGAACATCCAAGCGCTTGCAGTTTTGACAACTTCATTTTGGAGTTTGGAAGCACAGCTAAGCCATGCCACATCATTACAATCAAGGATATAATTTCTGAAGCAGCTAATCAAATCTGCATAGCATAACGAGATGGAATCGAGGCAAACCTTCAGAATCACCCATTCTAAATTCGCAATAAGCTCTAGCTACAATCTCTGTATGATCTACAGATCCTTCAAGAATTCGGCGAACGCCGTCGGCCCGCCGTCCGCCAGCGCCTCCGCCGCCTTCTCCTTGGCCAATGCCAGCCTTCCCCGGAGCCTTCCCCCTTCGTCGGACTCCATCACCAGCCTCACCTTCTTCTCCACCTCCTCTGCCTTGACAAGCTCCTCGTCGTACCCTTCCATCACCACCCCGAGCTTCATCTCGTCCACCACGAACACCTTGTTCGCCCTCTGCTCGGCGTACTGCGGCCAGCACAGCATCGGCACCCCGGCCGACGCCGCCTCCAGGACAGAGTTCCACCCGCAGTGCGTCACGAACGCGCCGGTCGCGGCGTGCCCCAGCACCTCCACCTGCGGCGCCCACATCTTCACGACCAGCCCCCTCCCCTGCGTCCTCTTCAAGAACCCATCGGGGAGGAGCGCGTCCAGGTCTGGCTCTGGGCGCGGCAGGAAGTATTTGGCCGGGTCCTCAGGCGGGCTCCGCACGACCCACAGGAAGCGGTGGCCGGAGTTCTCGAGCCCGCGCGCTATCTCCTTGAGCTGCGCCGCCGACATCGCTCCCAAGCTGCCGAAGCAGAGGAACACCACGCTCCGCTCCGGCTGCTCGTCCAGCCACGACAAGCACGCGCCCTGCGCTTGTGCAGCCGCCTCGCCTTTCACGATCAGTGGCCCGATGCAGTACACCGGCGGCGTCGGGCGGCCCGGGACACAGGCGCCCTCCCGGAGCGCCGTCACGGCCCTCGCCTCCAGCCGCTCGTAGGTGTTGATGAGCAAGCCCCGGGCCTCCGGTTTGCGCCCGTATTGCCCCATCCGCACGGCGCAGGTCCGGCTCGCGCGGTCCTGCACGATCTGGGGCATGTCCGAGGCAGGGATCGGCGGGACGCCGGGGAAGCGGAGGAGATCCTTGCCCATGTCCTTGAAGTCGCCGCCGTCCGTCGTGGCGAGGTAGTGGGGGAGGTGGAGGAACGCCGCGAGGTAGGCGGCGGAGGAGGTGAAGTAGACATACGCCGGGACACCGAGTTCGTCAGCGGCGTCGAGGGCGTCGACGCAGAAGGTGTCGAGAACGAGGGCGGCGACGGAGGGGAGGGAGCGGAGGAAGGCGAGGAGGGACGGCACGGTGAGGCGGAGCGTGTCGACCATCTGCAGGTAGGGGTCCGGGTCCGGGTTGGGGTAGTCCGGGGGCGGGAGGTGGTGGAAGGAGATGGTGGGGTTGGCGGCGGCCAGGCTGGCGACGGCGGGGGCTGAGGAGGCGAAGATATCGGCGGTGGAGGCCGGAGGGGTCGGAACGGCGATGACGACGGGGATGCCGCGGCCGAGGAAGAGCTTGGCGAGCTCCACCATGGGGGTGAGGTGGCCCACGCCCAAGCAGGCGTGCAGCACCACCGCCGGATGTGGATCGGCCTCCATTGGCGACTGCCGACGACGATGCGGTCAACGGTgtgagagtgagagtgagagtGGCGAGGACTGAGGAAGCGAGGAGTGGCGGAATCTTGTGGACTTTCTAGCAGTGTGGTTCGAGCGAGCAGATTTTTGTTTCTTAGTGAatatacaatggtgctatcttaggaatatcacataggataaatgatgaggcggAGGAGAGATAACTCATAAATGATGATCTCTTAGCATAATTTGTTTCATCATATTTTAAGAAATGACAAGTTATTAAAGATAAGGCTAAGATATAACCCACTGTAGATATTTTTTTTTGttgtctctaaattacatgcaaaattTAAGATAAAACCgctttatcaaccattgtacatgctcttagcaAGCAGACTAGCAGTGTGCGTTGGTTTTGGGCCATGCTTTGTATTGGCAGATTATGGTCCATTAAGCAGCTGATTAGAACTGGGGATGTATCTGGTGCACCGATACCTCCTATATGACGCATTTTGCGTCAAATAGGAAGGCGACATTATGCAGGTCATCTATGCTACAAAAGCAATGCTAAATGCTGATTTAAGTGAGGATAAAGAGGAGGCTAAGACCAGTTCCATCAACAACAATGTTTCTCCTTTTCAGGTTCCAAATATTCAGTCTCATATTGCAGGTCTTTCGGCGTACAGTGATGCTGCTTATAATCTGAAGATTGCAAAAGAGGAAGTTGGACTTGGTGTATCTCAAAAATGATGCTAACAATCATCGTTCAAGCTTCTGCGGAGAATAGTTGTTCAAGCTG
This window harbors:
- the LOC119356776 gene encoding anthocyanidin 5,3-O-glucosyltransferase-like produces the protein MEADPHPAVVLHACLGVGHLTPMVELAKLFLGRGIPVVIAVPTPPASTADIFASSAPAVASLAAANPTISFHHLPPPDYPNPDPDPYLQMVDTLRLTVPSLLAFLRSLPSVAALVLDTFCVDALDAADELGVPAYVYFTSSAAYLAAFLHLPHYLATTDGGDFKDMGKDLLRFPGVPPIPASDMPQIVQDRASRTCAVRMGQYGRKPEARGLLINTYERLEARAVTALREGACVPGRPTPPVYCIGPLIVKGEAAAQAQGACLSWLDEQPERSVVFLCFGSLGAMSAAQLKEIARGLENSGHRFLWVVRSPPEDPAKYFLPRPEPDLDALLPDGFLKRTQGRGLVVKMWAPQVEVLGHAATGAFVTHCGWNSVLEAASAGVPMLCWPQYAEQRANKVFVVDEMKLGVVMEGYDEELVKAEEVEKKVRLVMESDEGGRLRGRLALAKEKAAEALADGGPTAFAEFLKDL